The segment CTGTCATTACAAAGCCACAACGTAACAGTACAGCACTTTGCTGTTGACTCTGTGCTAATTTAGACTCATTTGACAAACTACAAGCATACAGCGTAAAGTGTTGTTTTATACACACTAAACTACTAGCATTTTTAGGATCTAAGTATTCATAACTGACCTGATTATTATTAATAACGACAAGGTAGCCTCTAAATATTCCTAGGCAGTACTGTTAGTGGCAGATTTTGGGTTTGGGTTGGCAAGTTGTGATGGTTTAGCTAGTAATTATATGGTCCCCTGGGCAAGGCACGGTCAAGGATTCTTTTGTTTATAAATACAGCAGACGATGGCCTAAGTCTGGTAGAGTTGGTGTGTTTGCCGCCTCACCACCATGGCGGTACAACTAAAGAGATTAGGTCTGATTGATTAAATTGCCGTAAACTTAAAGTTGAGACTTAGAGGGAGAACTTAAGAATCACGTGGAGGGGATAATATTTCACACTTGGGATAAGGGCAGCAGGAGTGTTCACTGTGTTCACGAGCCAACCAATAGATCTCAACGCTGAAATAGATCCACAATGATTAATAATAAAAACATTGAAAACCTCCATCTTGTACAGGAACTGAGTCATTGAAATGTTGACCCTCATCTTTCTCTTTCTATAAACAGTCTCTACTAGACGAGTCCAGAAGCAGAACTCCATCCAGCCACTGCTGAACAGAACTTGACTATTATGGCTGAATGCGGCTGTCAAGGCTGTGGTCTGCTGAAACATCTCCTTCACAGAACCACAGACTGCTTCTGTCGGGAACACCATTGGCTGCAGATGAGAGAGAACTTACAGTAGGTTCTTGTCTGTAAGGTCAGTGTCTGTGTCTGCCCACAAATGGTTGCTGGTGGTCTGTAAATCAGAGGCTTACCCCAGATATGTCAAACATGGTCCCTCAAATTGTCCTGGCAGATCTAAGGGGGCAGGGTTTAGGGTGTTAGGGGGCTCTGGGGTAAAAGGGTTCATCCGGTCGTTTTGACGGGTCTTCAGGAATATATTCGCTCTGACAGGGATCCGATCCTAGCCCTGGTAGAAATCCACATTAGAGGCTTAAGTGTTTGATCAATGGGGCCAGAGCTAACTGCTGCTGTGGAGGTCATCGGGCATTATACAGACACGTCCAGTTGCGCTGACTTGTGTTAAGGAGAAAGACTGGTGGACGGGGGCATTTATTCTTACATTAACAGGATTAGAACGTCAAACTGAGCCCCTTGCAGCTCTTTGGCTAGTCAGGAGGCCGGGAGAAACACAAAGACTTTGACGAGGAAAACACAAAGAAATGTCCAGAGGATCTCTGGGTGACAGGTATTCATTCCCAGGGGTGGTTGGTGGTGGGAAGCGTCGACTAAGAGGCTTTCATTCATGTCAGATTCCTTCTTCTTAAACAGCATGATGTGTTTTTGAGGTGTACAGAGGAGTAAGGCAAATGTCATTCAAAAAGTACAGAAATTGACATTTCAGGATCAAAAAAATGTGTGGACTACATCTAACACTAATGCAAAGGCTATCTGTGATACGTAAAATAGAGATACATGTCTATAGATATAGGTTTGCTGGGGTGTTTATGTTttcagagaagagagggaaaagtaTCCGTCCGTCGCTCATCCGTAACTATGCGGACTCCGGGGGTTAATGGGGGAGGAGTCTTCCCGTCCACTCTGGCCAATCAGCTGATAGAGCCGGTGGCTGAGGTTCTGAACCTGGCAGGTTCCCAGGGCGCACCCCACTCTCATCAGCTGTGGGCGGTGGGAACCCCCACGCAACCCTGAGTGGGCATGGCGACGACCTCTTGACCCCGTCCGTTGGGGCTCCATGCCATCCTCACCCCTCGCCCATACCAGAGCTTCAAGATGGGCTGTGTTCATGACAGTGGGTGGTGTGTCTCTGAGGAGGTagccaggtagccatttgatggaGGGCTGGAGGTCTGATGAAGGGCTGGAGTCTGTTGGGCTGGCGAGTTTGGTGCCAGTTTTTGGAGTGaagatctcctcctctctcagcgcaTGAAGCTTCTTAAGCAGCTCCAACCTGGGAACATAGGAAAAAATAAGACAAAGTTCAGATCTTGATACGTCAAGATTGATGTCTGTATATTTCCACTCTGGGTCAATGGTGACCATTGAATCTAATTTTAGAACTGGCCTAGTTGTTATCAAACCGTTATTAAGCACACTTCCAACAGCATTTTATGTCGACACACACTGACAGTTAACGTTACCCACATGGAATGGGCATGGTGAGTGTTGATGTGTCACCATCCTGTCTTATTGCATTTTAGAAGACTAATGGCCTTTCAGCACAGGAACAAAACAGAATGGGGACCTGGCTGCTGCCCATTTATTACATGTCCACCTTAGCTAAAGCAAACAGACAGTGGCTCAGGAGATTTACTGACTACCCACTCAAGAGAGGGAAGGCTAATGTACAGAGCAAACTGTGGCCAGTGTCCACAGGACGGAAGCATCACTAAGTTTCAGGAACAGCATGTTTAGCAAACACAGCTCAGATTGACTCTGGCTTTAGTGCTGAGAATGAGGAGACCCTGCCATCTGTTCTCTTTTTGACGATGACACCGGCTGCTCAACTTAAACTTGGCACTGGGGACGCTTTTCTCTGAACTGTTGTGGGTGTGTTTGCTCAGAGGGCTCtaatttgtgtgtctgtgtcttagtTCGTTACAGATGCTCTAAAGAGGTAGAGGCTCATGCACCTGGCGGAAGTCATATTGGCGAAGCACTGGCCGCAGTGAGTCAGGGAATTCGATTCTCAAAATGGCGCCAGTGGGTGTAGGTATATCAAGCCTCAATTCTTTGAAGTATTAAGTATGACCGTTGTGTGCTAAATGTCCTCCCATGATAAAGTTAGAACAAGGAAGAGAAAATGTCCCTTTTGTATCCTTTCTCTATATTAAAGAGCATAGAAACATTTCCACAGCATCCGGTTCTGACCGGCTTCCAACTGCTCTTTAGGAGAAGCAGTAATGATAGTTGGCATACAGCGTAATTATTTAAAAAAGCAGCATTCTCCTTGTGAAACGCTGACTGGAATGTGAGAAATAacagtgtaggcctactgtagaatGCCACTATGCCAGTGGTAACCAACCAATCTCTGTACAGACACAGTGAGAAGTGGCCATATTAATGAACAGGGTTCCAAAACCTTCTCTGCCTCCTAAAGACGGTCTCTTAGTTAATGAGTTCAGTGCCTTGGCCAGGATCTTGCCTTTATTTattccttattttaccaggtaagttgactgagaacacacattctcatttacatcaacgatctggggaatagttacaggggagaggaggggggatgaatgagccaattggaagctggtgatgattaggtggccatgatggtcaggttgggaatttagccaggacaccagggttaacacccctactcttacgataagtgacATGGGATCTTTGGTGACCACAAAGAGTCAAGTGACCTGTTTAACGTTCCATCCAAAAgccagcaccctacacagggcaatgtccccaatcactgccctggggcattggaatatttttttagaccagaggaaagagtgcctcctactggccctccaacaccacttccagcagcatctggtctcccatccagggaccaaccctgcttagcttcagaggcaagtcAGCAGggtatgcagggtggtatgctgctgccTAACATGTTGTTTGTGGTCAAAATTCTGCAGTTAAACATTATTCTCTTGAAAAGACCCTACAAACATGACAATGAGCCTGTATGGGTTTGTTCAACCAATTTAACCTCAAAGGGAGTTTTCCGGTGTGTTGCGGGCTTGCAGCCCAATGTAACTAGCCAATCTAGCTACTTTACAAGCTAAAATATAATGCTATTCCAGCAGTTCCACCACAAAGAAAACACTGAAAGAGCTTTGTCACCACCTGTGTCTCCCTGCCATCCAGCCTGTTTGCCCGTACAGGGCAGGGCCCTGGTGCCTGGTGATGGTGGGTGTCACTGGTAACCACTGTGGTAGTATAGAGGGAACACTATTTCCAGGAGCACCTAGTCATTCAGCTCTGTCCTGTGGCCATGGCCTCGCAAAGTCACACCCACCTTCTGTGCCAAACACCAGGCGGCCAGACAGGCACAAATTGTATTTGACTGCGTCGAAAAAGCTACATTTATATACCGCATTAATACTGCAATGGGGTTGTTATATAGATTTGGATAGTCTATATTCATGACAGTAAATTTGTATTTAGTTGACCTTTCTTTACACAAAAAGGCTGAAATACAAGCTTCTGTACAGGCTCATTCTTCTTTTGTGTTTCGAATCCATGGTGGAAAATGTGTTTCTCACACGAGGAAGGAGGAAACTTAATCCGTTAGGAAAGAAGAGATGATGAATAAACTAAACAAAGGTGAAACCGCTACAGAACAGCTTAATTTAATCCCTGGATCAGGGGACAAAAACAGGTCTGATGCGGTGTGCAGACTGCCAGCGCCAAACaatgcccactgggcacacactggttgaatcaacgttgtatCCACATCAattcaatgaaatgacgttgaaccaaagtggaatagatgttgaattgacatctgtgcccagtgggtgtgcTGTACCCAGCTTCACATCTGTAAAAAACAATTGATATATGTTTTATTGTACACCGGATAAGTGCAGTCAAATGTGTTgatttacagggtcagccatagtagtacggtacccctggagcaaattagggttaagtgccttgctcaagggcacatcgacaaatGTTTGACCTTGCAACACTCTAGTCTCCCTGCCGCTCTAAGACATTGTGTCAGTCCCAATCCACCCCATCGACCAagtcgtttgtgtgtgtgtgtctttgtgtgtgttttaatgCCCATTTAACATGCCCTCATCCACCCCTGGTGGAGCAGTAGTGGACTTTGTGGCTCACTCAGCACTGGAATCTCCCATAACACACCATGTCACCCCGAGCCCGACCCAACGCAGTCAGACGATGGCCGCTTCGCTAGTCAGGCTATTCTGGGCTGGCAGACAGCCATAAAGACCCTGTGATGTAGTTAAAAAACAATTTTCTTGGCGAATTAGTAACTGGAGGGAGGCGGAGAaggagaaaaaagaaagaaagagcgagtCTGCTGTTTAAAGGAGGTTAAACGTGTTTGGGTTTCTGTCGGGTTCGCCTCCCACCCAGCGAGTTCTTGCCATGTCCTTttgtcctcctctcttctctgttacACCCTCTGACCTGACCGCTTTACCTTCACCTGACGCCCTTCAAATTTTATATAGCTTTTATATAATGGCTTCACAAGCAAATGTGAACTTGCTGTTTTGTCCCTAGGTACAGCAAGGACTAATTTGTTCCGGAGGTATCGGATGGATCTGACCGGAGGCGTTTTGGCCAAAGACTTTGGACCGGAGGTGTGACTGTAAGTGAGTGTGCCCAGTGCACATGCTCCTATCCAGTTTCGTTGGGATGTTCTTCTGATCCCACAATAAGCCTTTTGGCCACCGTGCTCTAGCCCACAGCCAGGAGAAGGCAACAGCACCATGTACTGTAGGCCGGCCCAACGTGGGAACTCTCTCACTGGATCACATCTGATCTGACAGCCCGTCTAATTTGGCTATTGAGAAAGTAATCCTGCAAATTGACAGTAATGGAGGTCTTTGTGATTGGCAGGGGATCAAAGATATCAGAGCTTCACATTCTTGGAAACATTCACTCACTCAACATTCGTTTTCAGCACCATCTGATATGTggaagatttttttttttcttcatatattGGTAACAAATCCACCTACTTGTTCTGTAAAAGTCACATTTTCATCAGAGGGCATTAAGCTAAAAGTCAGCCTGGGGAAGGGGCGGAGGGATGAGGGATTTGAGGGTTCGATAAAAGGGTAAGCTGATCCCAACTTCTTTGTGCTGCAGTGTGGGGTTATTATTTCGTATTACTCCCACAGTTTAGACTGAGGTTAAGGTCTGGAATCACAACTGAGATCCACCAGTGGAACCACAACAATAGGGTGATTCCACGCCAGCGGGAGCAGATTTATTTTgtggtatttacatttacattttattcctttagcggacgctcttatccagagttacttacaggagcaattaggtatCTCAGaatgttctggcaattctcacacaTACATTTGATTGGGAGGAAATATGTTTAACATGTTTGTAACATTTCTATCACAAGCCATTTTTTTGAAAGTCATGATGAAATTGGCCATTTTATACCCTTTTTAgtatacatgcctcctgtaagaccctatgatctgtgaacTGTTCATAATACAGACAACATATTgatgtcattatactccttatagtgttctctctgaaatacacattttcacattcatttattcaacattaCAAATATTAATATGAATCTCAAAACTATCCTTTTTAGACATTCTCTTCAAACACGTaacatttccagagtgggctctctggtACTTTTAATGATATGACCCATTCTATACATATAAATTGACATGataggtcattaaccaatcacagcctcctgtaggattgcacattcagcaagtcaccagcagagggagttccctttgaatcaattttcccattcactgtgttggtggtgctcataaaatgtatCGTACCTTCAGAATTAGCAGAGAGCCCACACTGGAAATGTTATGCACTTAtagagtatattgttccaaacaatgtcttaaaatgaacaaaatcaaaaagggtagttttgagatattcatattcatattttaatgttgaataaattaataTGACATTTTTTATTTCAGAATTAAGATATACCCCAGGTTTAGAgaacactataaggagtataatgacacatgttgtctgtatcatgtacggttcacggatcatagggtcttataggaggcatgtataggtctaaaaagggcctaaaatggctactttcatcatgattttctcaAACATTGTTTgagatacaaatgtaaaaagcatatcAAACATCCTTGCCCCAATGAAGTTTCAATGTGAGAATTGTcaaaacaatctgagataccaaaaatatgTTACACTCCCACTGGTGTGGAATCGCCCAATGTCCCACCAGCCCCAGCCTGATGCCCTCCTCTGCCCCAGTAAGGCCCCCTCAGAGAGGGGTAAGCCTTGGCCAGTACCAGGTCCTTCATACATGCTTATACCCAGGGGGCTGGGGCCTACCATGGGCTGTCGTAATCAGCAGTAAATGTGGCACATTCATACATAATCCTCGCCAGGCCCCATGCAGCTAACAGAGGACAGATTGTGTTTTCAGTAAGGAGACAGAAATAAGCGAAAGGCGATTTATTTGTGAATGAACCATTGCTGCCGCTTGTTCTCCATGCGTTGGTGTTTTTATAACCTCTTGTGTTGATGATAAGTATGTGCTAAGAGGGGTGATTTAGCACTTTCCTCATCATGCACTGGATTGGGTGAAAGTGTACATGGTTGCTAAAGTCCATGGCTTGAAAGAATGACTGCCACGTATCCAGAAACTGAAAGGAGACTCATCactttctctctattctctcttgtTCCCCGCAGGAGACTTAAGTGTGTAGTGGTTAAGGAATTGGGAGACGGACTTCAAACCACACAGTGGTTGCAGTTCCAAGTTCCAATTGAACTGAGGCAGTCACTCGCAGCTGCAGTGCTGACTCCTGATTGAGGCCTGCTCTCCATCGGTAATGTAGGTATCCATCTACGCCACAAATGACTGTACTTAGCTAGTATAGCACCTAAATTGTTCTCAACCACCGATAGAACATGAAACAAGAGCTTAGTCCTTCTCTCCTCAGACCTCGGAGCTCCATCTGTGTTCATTCTTCAGCCTTTATCCTGTGTTCTTTCTTTAACActtacagtatacacacacacacacagacagacagacagacatactgtacaaaGGTTGTCACGATTCCAGTATCACGATAGTCAgaagtatcgtggcaaggaaacaaaacacgaagcggatTTAATTTCTTGAGGAAAACAGTCATAATATTAGAATCAAACAGCATTATGTTGTCACCTAGAGTCACATTTGTTTATTTTgcaagctacacacacacacacacacacacacacacacacacaatattttcCCCATGTTCAGGCTTTCAGTACAGAGTGGAAGCATGTTCTTCATGGATGTGGACGGTGGAATTTAGGTCTTAGACACTAATCCACTGTGGAATTCTGAGCTGCCTGGCGGGAGACTAGTTCTCTCTTCTCTTTAGGCCTGGTCGTAATGACCCCCacggagcacagagagagagagaaggagaaagagagagagcgagagagtgggagagagagagggaggggcatgGCAGTGTTTATGTGGTAGATACAGCATATCTCCATACATCGGCAGTCCAGGCCTCTGTTTACAGTGTGGCCCACATCAGAGCAGCCATACATCCTCAGAGCAGAGGTCTAACCTCAGAGCCATACATACTGCCTCTCACATAGCGATCTACGGGGTTATATCAGACTGTGAAGCATGCAAAGTGTATTCAAGTACATAAAAGAGATAACTCACGTAAAGTTTAAGTATTTATGAGCCATATTAGTCAAGGTAATGTTCATGTTATGTCTATGATATTGTATAAACATGTCTATAAATCTATATAAAGTTACTGTATATAGAGTTATAAAATCTATCACCATCTAATGGATGCAAAGAGCATCTGATATATATTCCTCAGAAGACAACAGTATGTCCTCTGAGTGGTGGATGATGATGCAATGTGCCTGTTTCTGGGGTAAATATTGTGTTTGGACTATGGATGGCTGTTGACATCTGAATTGCAGGCAAGGGTCCTGGCCCTGATGCTGGCCCCATATGGGGTGACAGAGGGAGTTAATGATTTAGGAGGAGGATGGACGGACGGGAAAAACATTGGTTGTTTTTTGTCCTGTAAGGATCCTGAGCAAACTCATGCCCACAATACACAGACTCAAATACACACAGACTCAAATACACACAGACTCAAATACGCACACTCAAATACACACAGACTCAAATACACACAGACTCAAATACGCACAGAGTCAGATACACACAGCCAG is part of the Coregonus clupeaformis isolate EN_2021a chromosome 28, ASM2061545v1, whole genome shotgun sequence genome and harbors:
- the LOC121543546 gene encoding protein ADM2; its protein translation is MRSLLPVAVYCISLLSLQQLLALPVADRLERNRLELLKKLHALREEEIFTPKTGTKLASPTDSSPSSDLQPSIKWLPGYLLRDTPPTVMNTAHLEALVWARGEDGMEPQRTGSRGRRHAHSGLRGGSHRPQLMRVGCALGTCQVQNLSHRLYQLIGQSGREDSSPINPRSPHSYG